The sequence CGGCGGTAACGATCTGTCACCATTTTTTCCATCACTTGTTTCGCAGGGAATTAAATCCTGTAAATTCCGAACTAATAAACAATGTGGTTCGAAATATTACCTTCCTTCGGGATTATCACGGCCATCCTGTCCGTTCCCGGATTCGCGCTGTATGGACTGCATTATCTGACACTGGATAACGTGAGTATAAAAAATAGCTGCTGCGACGAGGTTGTTGTTGGTTTACATAACAACTCGTCTAGTTCTGTGTTAAGAATCCTTATTGTATGGAAATAATTTACTATTCAACCGCCAGGCCTACCGTCGTAATACCGATGAGAGATGGGAACGTATTATGTACGTCCGGGACATGAGACTCACAGGCGACCCTTACAAGGCAAATGTGAGTACTGTTGATGAGTTTTTGATAATCTAGTATTGACATTCTTCTCAACGTAATTTCAGGGCCTGGAATCAATTCCGGATAAGTAAATCAGTAAGTTCTTATATGCATCTTTCAAACAGTAAATTAAATTGGATAATTAATCTGAAGAAACCGCGTTTTGATTGGAAAGAAATTTGATAAACTATCTACAAGTGATTTTTAGATACGCGGATCACctaatattttaaatttgaattgaacttTTGGCCGAGATGAGGGCTAGAAGTTAGAACGGTCATTGTGGCAGACATTTGTTGGCTCTACCGGTATTTCTAGTTGATGGTATAATAGTATTTGAAAGTTTACGttgtaggtggcgttcagcaGTATGACTGCTCGATAGCTGATACAATTTAGCATATAGCCATTTTGTAGATGAAACACACTACAACCTTTTTCCTCCGCCAGGACCCCCTCCCTTAAAAATATGTCAAGGTTCCCCCGAACACACGAGACGCGATTCTATCACTTGGCGAGAGCGACTCTGTAGCTGCGTagatggaacattgcctgcagcgacccaacgatagaatcgcggcgactagttgtctcCGTtgtggcgatgaaatcgcttatgTATGTATATTTCTTTATATGTCCTTCCAAGATTTTTAGATAAAACTCGCAGATTTCACCAACTTAGATGAAGTAGTTAGCAATTTGGAGACAATTTATGACCCTAACtcaaaatggcaaaaaaaagcaaatgttacaaatatgcgatcatgggcagctTAGTAGTTGATTAACTAATTGGTTCTGTCGACCAATCTCCTCCCAAATATCTTGGAGTTCTGGAACTAGAAAA comes from Armigeres subalbatus isolate Guangzhou_Male chromosome 2, GZ_Asu_2, whole genome shotgun sequence and encodes:
- the LOC134215160 gene encoding uncharacterized protein LOC134215160 encodes the protein MWFEILPSFGIITAILSVPGFALYGLHYLTLDNAYRRNTDERWERIMYVRDMRLTGDPYKANGLESIPDK